CTGGCCAGCACCGGTCAGAAAACGCTTTTGCGGAGACTGAATAGCCGGGAGTACCGGAATACGATTCGCGATTTGTTTAACATGAACACTTCGCTGTTTGATCCTACCCAATCTTTTCCTCCCGATGAAACGGTCCAACATCTGGATACATTGGGAGATCAGTTGGTTACTTCCGGCTATCTGTTGGATCAGTACTTTGAAGCGGCGGATGAGGTCATTGAAAAAGTGTTCTCTGTCAGGAGTAAGCCCGTGGCACGGGAATGGACCTTCAAGAATAATTTCCGAAATCTCATGGGCTTGGACACGGTCATGGAGAAGCTGTGCAACTATGAGTACATGATGCTTCTCGACTTACCATCTTCCATTCAGAACATCGGCGCTTACGGCACCATTTATGATTTCCTAAACGGGGTTCCCTTCGATGGCTACTATCGCATCCGCGTGCAAGCTGAGTCGAAGAATAGAAAACACAGCTACGTTCGGCCTATAACTTCCACCAATCCCAACCAACCTCACGAGCTGGGCATAGTTCCAGGCAATATTCTGGTTGGCGATATTGGGATGCCTCAACACATTGAACCGGTATTGGCCTCTTTCACCCTTCCGGATGACCAGGTGGAGTGGTATGAGGCCACGGTGTGGTTGGATGCCGGAATTACTCCGAGATTTATTTTCCCCAACGGCACGGTCAACGCACGGAGTGCAAATCGAGCCACCTTTGCCAGGATAGCCCCGACCTTAGACGAGGAGTTGGAAAATGACTTTCAGAACCGCAGATACATAACGCTAAAATACGGTAACCTGCCTCACATCCGGATTCACGAAGTGGAAATTACCGGACCCTTGTATGATAGCTGGCCGCCGCCGCCGCAAAAGACGGTTTTGCAGGGCGACCGTTTTAATCCAGGGAAGGTGGGGGAACTCATCGCGGGATTTGCTACCCGGGCTTACCGCCGTCCGGCGACGAAAGAAGAGGTAGGCGAATTGTTGACCTTTTACGAACACCGCCGTGCCGATGGAATTCCCAGATTTCGGGCGTTTAAAGAAACTCTCAAGCGCGTGCTGTGTTCGCCCGGGTTTTTATACCTGCATGAACCGTCCGATGATCAGGGACGACTTACCGGTTATGCGCTGGCCTCTCGCTTGTCCTACTTTCTTTGGTCATCCATGCCGGATGAGGAACTTCTGGCGCTTGCATCACAAGACCACTTGAGCGATCCCGAGATACTTCAGCAACAGGTTCGTCGCATGCTGGCTGATCCGAAGGCGCTGTCCTTGGTGAAGAATTTTGTCGATCTCGTTCTGACCCTCAAGGACCTGGGAACCCAACCTCCGGATGACCGGGAATTCCGGCTTTACTACGAGCGCAATCTGCAGAAATACATGTACGAAGAAACATTGTATTTCGTTCAACACCTCTTTGAAGAAAATCGGGCCATCACCGACCTGATCGATGCCGACTATTCCTTTATCAACGAACCTCTGGCAGAACTTTATGGCTACCAGGATATTCACGGCCTGGATTTTCGAAAAGCGCAAATACAGGATCCCTTGCGTCGAGGAATCTTGGGACACGCATCGATCCTCACCGTTACCGCAAATGGCATTGATACGTCGCCGGTTATTCGCGGCGTCTGGATACTGGAAAATATCCTGGGTACTCCTCCATCCCCACCGCCACCGGATGTGGAACCTTTTGACCCCGATACCCGTGGGGCCGTTTCACTGCGGGACCAGTTGGAGAAACATCGAAAAAATCCCACCTGTTATGAATGCCACCGTAAAATCGATCCACTGGGTTTTGCCTTCGAGAGTTTTGATCCCATCGGGCAATTGAGATCTGCCTACCCCAACGATTTGCCGGTGGATAGTTCGGGAACTCTACCGGACGGCACCTCCTTCCAGACAGTAGCGGAGCTGAAACACATATTGCTGGAGCGACAACCGCAAATTGCCCGGTCGCTAACCTCCAAGCTGCTCGCATTTGCCGCAGGCCGGCGCATGGAAGCGGCTGATCGACGAGAGATGGAGCGCATCGTCGAACTTCATCAGGAGAAAGGGAATGGCTTCCGGGATTTATTCGAACTCGTAGCACTGAGTGAAATTCTACAGAAAAAATGACCTCTCTGTTTTTCTCAAACTTTTTGCATTTAATGG
The sequence above is a segment of the Verrucomicrobiota bacterium genome. Coding sequences within it:
- a CDS encoding DUF1592 domain-containing protein, with the protein product MVKRFAVVLIASLPVVAAAVADSHFDASLTAFVNDYCVKCHGPEKQKGVRRFDTLSLPVSDSETLIQLQDMLDILNLGEMPPEDEDERPEVDGLLQMIGMLTDTIETHNELLASTGQKTLLRRLNSREYRNTIRDLFNMNTSLFDPTQSFPPDETVQHLDTLGDQLVTSGYLLDQYFEAADEVIEKVFSVRSKPVAREWTFKNNFRNLMGLDTVMEKLCNYEYMMLLDLPSSIQNIGAYGTIYDFLNGVPFDGYYRIRVQAESKNRKHSYVRPITSTNPNQPHELGIVPGNILVGDIGMPQHIEPVLASFTLPDDQVEWYEATVWLDAGITPRFIFPNGTVNARSANRATFARIAPTLDEELENDFQNRRYITLKYGNLPHIRIHEVEITGPLYDSWPPPPQKTVLQGDRFNPGKVGELIAGFATRAYRRPATKEEVGELLTFYEHRRADGIPRFRAFKETLKRVLCSPGFLYLHEPSDDQGRLTGYALASRLSYFLWSSMPDEELLALASQDHLSDPEILQQQVRRMLADPKALSLVKNFVDLVLTLKDLGTQPPDDREFRLYYERNLQKYMYEETLYFVQHLFEENRAITDLIDADYSFINEPLAELYGYQDIHGLDFRKAQIQDPLRRGILGHASILTVTANGIDTSPVIRGVWILENILGTPPSPPPPDVEPFDPDTRGAVSLRDQLEKHRKNPTCYECHRKIDPLGFAFESFDPIGQLRSAYPNDLPVDSSGTLPDGTSFQTVAELKHILLERQPQIARSLTSKLLAFAAGRRMEAADRREMERIVELHQEKGNGFRDLFELVALSEILQKK